From one Nocardioides sp. Kera G14 genomic stretch:
- a CDS encoding IS3 family transposase — translation MLIKKYKVSERRACRLVGQHRSSNRYEPRPTDLEAKLVERMHALSLEHPKWGYRMIHGLLVAEGWPVNKKRIERLWRREGLQVPPRKVKASGQKAVGEDANSTRRLPARYRNHVWSYDFIKRRTSDGRPLRVLNVIDEFTRVGLGSHVARGIGAKGVREHLEKLFEIHGKPTLIRADNGREFIADSLLDWLGEQQVRGVFIAKASPWQNGINERFNGTMERELFGHEVYHSILEVQFVVDAWTEKYNTMRVHRSLKGQTPAAYAKMLQEATPYNLGGGSR, via the coding sequence ATGCTGATCAAGAAGTACAAGGTCAGCGAGCGCCGTGCCTGCCGGCTGGTCGGGCAGCACAGGTCGAGCAATCGCTACGAGCCGAGGCCCACCGATCTGGAGGCCAAGCTGGTGGAGCGGATGCACGCGTTGAGCCTGGAGCATCCGAAGTGGGGCTATCGGATGATCCACGGGCTGCTGGTCGCTGAGGGCTGGCCGGTGAACAAGAAGCGCATCGAGCGGTTGTGGCGCCGCGAGGGGCTGCAAGTGCCCCCGCGCAAGGTGAAAGCCTCAGGTCAGAAGGCGGTGGGTGAGGACGCGAACTCCACGCGTCGGCTGCCGGCGCGATACCGCAATCACGTCTGGTCCTATGACTTCATCAAGCGCAGGACCAGTGACGGGCGCCCGTTGCGGGTGCTCAACGTCATCGACGAGTTCACGCGGGTCGGGCTCGGGTCCCACGTCGCCCGAGGTATCGGCGCCAAGGGCGTGCGCGAGCATCTGGAGAAGCTGTTCGAGATTCACGGGAAGCCGACTCTGATCCGCGCCGACAACGGGCGGGAGTTCATCGCCGACAGCCTGCTGGACTGGCTCGGGGAGCAGCAGGTCCGCGGGGTGTTCATCGCCAAGGCCAGCCCGTGGCAGAACGGCATCAACGAGCGGTTCAACGGCACGATGGAGCGCGAACTCTTCGGCCACGAGGTCTACCACTCGATCCTCGAGGTCCAGTTCGTCGTCGACGCCTGGACCGAGAAGTACAACACGATGCGAGTTCATCGGAGTTTGAAGGGACAGACCCCGGCGGCGTACGCCAAGATGCTCCAAGAAGCGACTCCGTACAACCTAGGTGGTGGTAGCCGATGA
- the scpA gene encoding methylmalonyl-CoA mutase: MSIPANFSQIPLSLDELVEPPLPVGAPWLSPEGIEIATSYTESDLLGVHDLGTYPGLTPFLRGPYPTMYTTQPWTIRQYAGFSTAEESNAFYRRNLAAGQKGLSVAFDLATHRGYDSDHPRVRGDVGMAGVAIDSIYDTRTLFDGIPLDQMSVSMTMNGAVLPVLALYIVAAEEQGVTPQQLAGTIQNDILKEFMVRNTYIYPPAGSMRIIGDIFSYTAQNMPRFNSISISGYHMQEAGATADLELAYTLADGVEYIRTGLNAGLDVDAFAPRLSFFWAIGMNFFMEIAKMRAARMLWSRLVADFNPKSAKSLSLRTHSQTSGWSLTAQDVFNNVGRTAIEAMAATQGHTQSLHTNALDEAIALPTDFSARIARNTQLLLQQESRTTEIIDPWAGSYYVEKLTHDLAAKAWEHIQEAEAAGGMAKAIEQGIPKMRIEEAAARTQARIDSGAQNVIGVNTYRLAAEDKLDVLKVDNHEVYRQQIAKLERLRAERNADDVRRALEALTNAASSGEGNLLELSVNAARAKATVGEISDAVEKAYGRHQAVIRTISGVYRDEANASNEGAGDSKVAEVLKATEDFEEAEGRRPRILVAKMGQDGHDRGQKVVVSAFADLGFDVDVGPLFSTPEEVAQQAVDADVHIVGVSSLAAGHLTLLPALKAALEEQGRPDIMIVIGGVIPPDDVPTLKEMGAAEVFLPGTVIAESALDLLKRLREQLDA, from the coding sequence ATGAGCATCCCCGCCAACTTCAGCCAGATCCCGCTCAGCCTCGACGAGCTCGTCGAGCCGCCGCTGCCGGTGGGCGCCCCGTGGCTCAGCCCCGAGGGGATCGAGATCGCGACGTCGTACACCGAGAGCGACCTGCTCGGCGTGCACGACCTCGGCACGTACCCGGGCCTCACGCCGTTCCTGCGTGGGCCCTACCCGACGATGTACACGACGCAGCCGTGGACGATCCGGCAGTACGCCGGCTTCTCGACCGCCGAGGAGTCCAACGCCTTCTACCGCCGCAACCTTGCCGCCGGCCAGAAGGGGCTCTCGGTCGCGTTCGACCTGGCGACGCACCGCGGCTACGACTCCGACCACCCGCGTGTGCGCGGCGACGTCGGCATGGCGGGTGTCGCGATCGACTCCATCTACGACACGCGCACCCTCTTCGACGGCATCCCGCTCGACCAGATGTCGGTGTCGATGACGATGAACGGCGCCGTGCTCCCGGTGCTCGCGCTCTACATCGTCGCGGCCGAGGAGCAGGGCGTGACGCCGCAGCAGCTCGCGGGCACGATCCAGAACGACATCCTCAAGGAGTTCATGGTCCGCAACACCTACATCTACCCGCCGGCCGGGTCGATGCGGATCATCGGCGACATCTTCAGCTATACCGCGCAGAACATGCCGCGGTTCAACTCGATCTCCATCTCCGGCTATCACATGCAGGAGGCCGGAGCGACGGCCGACCTCGAGCTCGCCTACACGCTGGCCGACGGTGTCGAGTACATCCGGACCGGTCTCAACGCCGGCCTCGACGTCGACGCCTTCGCGCCGCGACTGTCGTTCTTCTGGGCGATCGGCATGAACTTCTTCATGGAGATCGCCAAGATGCGCGCCGCCCGCATGCTGTGGTCGCGACTCGTCGCCGACTTCAACCCGAAGTCCGCCAAGTCGCTGTCCCTGCGCACGCACTCCCAGACCTCCGGCTGGTCGCTGACGGCGCAGGACGTCTTCAACAACGTCGGTCGCACGGCGATCGAGGCGATGGCGGCGACGCAGGGCCACACCCAGTCGCTGCACACCAACGCGCTCGACGAGGCGATCGCGCTGCCGACCGATTTCAGTGCGCGCATCGCCCGCAACACCCAGCTGCTGCTGCAGCAGGAGTCGCGCACGACCGAGATCATCGACCCGTGGGCCGGCTCCTACTACGTCGAGAAGCTGACGCACGACCTCGCGGCCAAGGCCTGGGAGCACATCCAGGAGGCCGAGGCCGCCGGCGGCATGGCGAAGGCCATCGAGCAGGGCATCCCGAAGATGCGCATCGAGGAGGCGGCCGCCCGCACCCAGGCCAGGATCGACTCCGGCGCCCAGAACGTCATCGGCGTCAACACCTACCGTCTCGCCGCCGAGGACAAGCTCGACGTCCTCAAGGTCGACAACCACGAGGTCTACCGCCAGCAGATCGCCAAGCTCGAGCGACTGCGCGCGGAGCGCAACGCCGACGACGTACGTCGTGCCCTCGAGGCCCTGACGAACGCGGCCTCCAGCGGCGAGGGCAACCTGCTCGAGCTCTCGGTCAACGCCGCGCGGGCCAAGGCGACCGTCGGCGAGATCTCGGACGCGGTCGAGAAGGCCTACGGCCGTCATCAGGCCGTGATCCGTACGATCTCCGGCGTGTACCGCGACGAGGCCAACGCATCCAACGAGGGCGCCGGCGACTCCAAGGTCGCCGAGGTGCTCAAGGCCACCGAGGACTTCGAGGAGGCCGAGGGCCGTCGCCCCCGCATCCTCGTGGCGAAGATGGGCCAGGACGGCCACGACCGCGGCCAGAAGGTCGTCGTCTCCGCCTTCGCCGACCTCGGCTTCGACGTCGACGTCGGCCCGCTCTTCAGCACGCCGGAGGAGGTCGCTCAGCAGGCCGTCGACGCCGACGTCCACATCGTGGGTGTCTCCTCCCTCGCGGCCGGACACCTGACCCTCCTGCCCGCCCTCAAGGCGGCGCTCGAGGAGCAGGGCCGGCCGGACATCATGATCGTCATCGGCGGTGTCATCCCGCCTGACGACGTACCGACGCTCAAGGAGATGGGTGCCGCCGAGGTCTTCCTCCCCGGCACGGTCATCGCCGAGTCAGCGCTCGACCTGCTGAAGCGGCTCCGGGAACAGCTCGACGCGTGA
- the fabG gene encoding 3-oxoacyl-ACP reductase FabG, protein MFTSINGRSVVVTGASKGIGKGIARVFTDAGARVLITGRSEAALAEAAAELGCEYAVGDVASREDCLVIAARAVELFGGIDVLCANAGIFPSARLADMTPDDLGSVMGTNVDGTVWMVQACLPALTASGRGRVVVTSSITGPITGYPGWSHYGASKAAQLGFVRTAAMELAPKGITINAVLPGNIATEGLAENGEEYIAGMTAAIPMRRLGSPADIGHAALFFASDEAGYITGQSLVVDGGQVLPESGQALDEM, encoded by the coding sequence ATGTTCACCTCGATCAACGGCAGGAGCGTCGTCGTCACCGGCGCCAGCAAGGGCATCGGCAAGGGCATCGCCCGGGTCTTCACGGACGCCGGCGCGAGGGTGCTGATCACCGGCCGCAGCGAGGCAGCACTCGCGGAGGCGGCCGCCGAGCTCGGCTGCGAGTACGCCGTGGGCGACGTCGCGTCGCGCGAGGACTGCCTCGTGATCGCGGCCCGGGCCGTCGAGCTCTTCGGCGGGATCGACGTGCTCTGTGCCAACGCCGGCATCTTCCCGAGCGCCCGCCTCGCCGACATGACGCCCGATGACCTCGGCTCCGTGATGGGCACCAACGTCGACGGCACCGTCTGGATGGTCCAGGCCTGCCTGCCGGCGCTGACCGCGAGCGGCCGCGGTCGGGTGGTGGTCACCTCCTCGATCACCGGCCCGATCACCGGATATCCCGGCTGGTCCCACTACGGCGCCTCGAAGGCGGCCCAGCTCGGCTTCGTGCGTACGGCGGCGATGGAGCTCGCCCCGAAGGGCATCACCATCAATGCGGTGCTGCCGGGCAACATCGCGACGGAGGGGCTCGCGGAGAACGGTGAGGAGTACATCGCGGGCATGACCGCCGCCATCCCGATGCGCAGGCTCGGCAGCCCGGCCGACATCGGCCATGCGGCACTCTTCTTCGCCAGCGACGAGGCCGGCTACATCACCGGTCAGAGCCTCGTGGTCGACGGTGGGCAGGTGCTGCCCGAGTCCGGGCAGGCACTCGACGAGATGTGA
- a CDS encoding alpha/beta fold hydrolase — protein MTISYLRTGGVMPPAMLLHGLMGSGAGWTPVARLLDAELDVVMPDARGHGRSNAPASGYRYLDLAADVAALVQELGLSHLVLIGHSMGAMTAALTATQIGRLLRGLVLIDPTFLSSERQLEVYESDVAEQHSHALNLGKSALLEDALTRHTHRSREVVELQVEARLNTSPAALDILRPPNPPYRELVSALEVPTLLVIGDKPVVTPDMATELCKLNPRLRVDQIDDAGHGLPFDQPERLAQTILTLRAGPAHRRLRTRHPRSGRSPVY, from the coding sequence GTGACGATCTCCTACCTCCGGACCGGTGGGGTCATGCCGCCCGCCATGCTGCTCCACGGCCTGATGGGCAGCGGAGCGGGTTGGACACCCGTGGCTCGCCTGCTCGATGCGGAACTGGACGTGGTGATGCCCGACGCCCGCGGACACGGCCGCTCGAATGCTCCGGCGTCCGGCTACCGCTACCTGGACCTTGCCGCCGACGTGGCCGCGTTGGTCCAGGAGCTGGGCCTCTCTCACCTGGTGCTGATCGGTCACTCGATGGGCGCCATGACGGCAGCACTGACCGCGACCCAGATCGGTCGCCTCCTGCGCGGACTCGTCCTCATCGATCCGACGTTCCTGAGCAGCGAACGCCAGCTGGAGGTGTACGAGAGCGACGTCGCCGAGCAGCACAGCCACGCACTGAACCTAGGGAAGTCGGCACTTCTCGAGGACGCGCTCACCCGGCACACGCATCGCTCAAGGGAAGTCGTGGAACTGCAGGTGGAGGCGCGACTGAACACCAGCCCGGCCGCGCTCGACATCCTGAGGCCGCCCAACCCGCCGTATCGCGAACTGGTCAGCGCGCTCGAGGTGCCCACGCTCCTCGTCATCGGCGACAAGCCCGTCGTCACCCCCGACATGGCTACCGAACTGTGCAAGCTCAACCCGCGCCTGCGCGTCGACCAGATCGACGACGCGGGGCACGGTCTGCCATTCGATCAGCCGGAACGGCTCGCGCAGACCATCCTGACCCTTCGTGCGGGACCTGCCCACCGACGCCTGAGGACTCGACACCCCCGGTCGGGTCGGTCACCGGTGTACTGA
- a CDS encoding transposase yields the protein MAAAKRLSPEQIVARLRDAEKLQAQGATIPQVCKKLGVSEQTFYRWRQKYGAMKEDEAIRLKTLEQENARLKRIVAEQALDISMLKDLSKGNF from the coding sequence ATGGCTGCAGCGAAGAGGTTGAGTCCGGAGCAGATCGTCGCGCGGTTGCGTGATGCGGAGAAGCTCCAGGCCCAGGGCGCGACGATCCCGCAGGTGTGCAAGAAGCTCGGGGTCAGCGAGCAGACGTTCTACCGGTGGCGTCAGAAGTACGGCGCGATGAAGGAGGACGAGGCGATCCGGCTGAAGACGCTGGAGCAGGAGAATGCCCGTCTGAAGCGGATCGTGGCCGAGCAGGCGTTGGACATCTCGATGTTGAAGGATCTGTCGAAGGGAAACTTCTGA
- a CDS encoding GAF domain-containing protein produces MSISTARSVATKHCSPAPRRRTILDETHVTGGRMVIPAPRAELEEAHDAFLSTGEADRRVRPLVAESWRRSMSDGLDPEHGLAPLDLDRDVLESWRAQHPLAVAMPVIRRLLVEEAVDSGLLVAVSDAAGRLLWVEGPAPLRRRMEGIHFAEGATWSETRAGTNAPGTALALDRPVQIHAAEHLLRPVTPWSCAAAPIHDPDTGAVLGALDLTGGDDVAGPHALSVVRATVAAVERELQLHRLQHTSDLRPHAAQPVLLRALGLPAGALAGEHGLSRLSLRHTELLLLLTTHREGITGDELAIALSDDDLAPVTLRAELSRLRGALGAMGLSLDARPYRIDPRVRTEVDAVRARLAVADVGGAVDLYRGDLLPTSDAPGIRRLRARLRDELRTQLLRARDPDALLRFADTEHGRHDWEIWRAAYDVLSPASPRLDRVRSHLAGLERDLR; encoded by the coding sequence ATGTCGATCTCGACGGCCAGAAGTGTCGCCACCAAGCACTGCTCGCCGGCGCCGCGCCGGCGTACGATCCTCGATGAGACGCACGTCACAGGAGGCCGGATGGTCATTCCAGCGCCCCGAGCCGAGCTCGAGGAGGCACACGACGCCTTCCTGAGCACCGGTGAGGCCGACCGACGGGTGCGCCCGCTCGTCGCGGAGTCCTGGCGGCGGAGCATGAGCGACGGGCTCGATCCGGAGCACGGCCTCGCGCCGCTGGACCTCGACCGGGACGTCCTCGAGTCGTGGCGTGCCCAGCATCCGCTCGCCGTCGCGATGCCCGTGATCCGACGCCTGCTGGTTGAGGAGGCCGTCGACTCCGGGCTGCTCGTCGCCGTCTCGGACGCGGCGGGCCGCCTCCTCTGGGTCGAGGGACCGGCTCCCCTCCGAAGGCGGATGGAGGGCATCCACTTCGCCGAGGGGGCGACCTGGAGCGAGACCCGTGCCGGCACCAACGCCCCCGGGACCGCCCTCGCGCTCGACCGCCCGGTGCAGATCCATGCGGCCGAGCACCTGCTCCGGCCCGTGACGCCGTGGAGCTGTGCCGCCGCCCCCATCCACGACCCCGACACCGGAGCGGTCCTCGGCGCCCTCGACCTCACCGGCGGTGACGACGTCGCCGGCCCGCATGCGCTCTCGGTCGTGCGTGCGACGGTCGCGGCGGTCGAGCGGGAGCTGCAGCTGCACCGCCTGCAGCACACCTCCGACCTGCGCCCGCACGCCGCCCAGCCGGTGCTGCTGCGTGCCCTCGGCCTGCCGGCGGGCGCGCTGGCAGGCGAGCACGGCCTCTCCCGGCTGAGCCTGCGCCACACCGAGCTCCTCCTCCTGCTCACGACCCACCGTGAGGGCATCACCGGTGACGAGCTCGCCATCGCGCTCTCGGACGACGACCTCGCCCCGGTCACCCTGCGCGCCGAGCTCTCCCGGCTCCGCGGCGCTCTGGGCGCGATGGGGTTGTCCCTCGACGCCCGCCCCTACCGGATCGACCCGCGGGTCCGCACCGAGGTCGATGCCGTCCGCGCCCGGCTGGCGGTGGCCGACGTCGGGGGAGCGGTCGACCTCTACCGCGGCGACCTGCTTCCCACGTCCGACGCACCCGGCATCCGCCGGCTGCGGGCCAGGCTGCGCGATGAGCTGCGCACGCAGCTGCTGCGTGCCCGCGATCCCGATGCGCTGCTCCGCTTCGCCGACACCGAGCACGGCCGCCACGACTGGGAGATCTGGCGGGCGGCGTACGACGTCCTCAGCCCCGCCTCCCCGCGGCTCGACCGGGTGCGCAGTCACCTCGCAGGCCTGGAACGGGACCTGCGCTGA
- a CDS encoding methylmalonyl-CoA mutase family protein, giving the protein MTDHSQAEWEAAAAAVLRKARRLSDEDPDSAVWQKLGRTTLDGISVTPLGLPGGEVAAVRPTREGPWDIRSLIAHPNAKLANEEALVDLDGGVTSLWLAADESTDVAATLAGVLLDLAPVVLDAPTATGAVADAFLALPGNKHADSNLGIDPLGAMLRDLPLAVDEAVEELTSYARKAWQADVRAIVVDATATHDLGASDAQELGWAIAVGTAYLRWLTAADGGNFSVDEAAALIDFRLAATDEQFPTIAKFRALRTLWASVLTHSGATVVETRVHGTTSRPMLSKYDPYVNMLRGTVAAFAAGVGGADAVTVLPFDSANGRPEAFGRRIARNVNHLLIDESHVAAVADPAGGAFAVEQLTNDLAVKGWAEFQALEAEWQGGHDFTAFLGRIEDVKARRETDIAKRKRPLTGLTEFPNLAETLPERDADPLNDRVTRYGASFEALRDAPAQAHVFLATMGTVAQHTARATFASNLLAAGGIAVDVAGRTASVEDLTKAYAGQPVVMLAGSDDAYAEWGADAATALRDAGAKHVIIAGKPTDYADSSAAMGVDALAFLTNVRKELGA; this is encoded by the coding sequence ATGACCGACCACAGCCAGGCGGAATGGGAGGCGGCTGCGGCCGCCGTGCTTCGGAAGGCGCGTCGCCTGAGCGATGAGGATCCGGACTCTGCGGTCTGGCAGAAGCTCGGCCGCACGACCCTGGACGGGATCTCCGTGACGCCTCTCGGCCTGCCCGGGGGCGAGGTCGCGGCCGTACGCCCGACCCGCGAGGGGCCCTGGGACATCCGGAGCCTGATCGCCCACCCGAACGCCAAGCTGGCCAACGAGGAGGCGCTCGTCGACCTCGACGGCGGTGTGACGTCGCTCTGGCTCGCCGCGGACGAGAGCACCGACGTCGCCGCGACGCTGGCCGGCGTTCTGCTCGACCTCGCGCCCGTCGTGCTGGACGCCCCGACCGCGACCGGCGCGGTCGCCGACGCCTTTCTGGCCCTTCCGGGCAACAAGCACGCCGACTCCAACCTCGGCATCGACCCGCTCGGCGCGATGCTCCGCGACCTGCCGCTCGCGGTCGACGAGGCGGTCGAGGAGCTCACGAGCTATGCGCGCAAGGCCTGGCAGGCCGACGTCCGCGCGATCGTCGTCGACGCGACCGCCACGCATGACCTCGGCGCCTCCGACGCGCAGGAGCTCGGCTGGGCGATCGCCGTGGGGACGGCGTACCTGCGCTGGCTGACGGCTGCGGACGGCGGCAACTTCTCGGTCGACGAGGCCGCGGCGCTGATCGACTTCCGCCTGGCCGCGACCGACGAGCAGTTCCCGACGATCGCGAAGTTCCGCGCGCTCCGCACGCTGTGGGCGTCGGTGCTCACGCACTCCGGCGCGACGGTCGTCGAGACCCGCGTGCACGGCACGACGTCGCGGCCGATGCTGAGCAAGTACGACCCCTACGTGAACATGCTGCGCGGCACCGTCGCCGCGTTCGCCGCCGGTGTCGGCGGAGCGGACGCCGTCACGGTGCTGCCGTTCGACTCCGCCAACGGTCGCCCCGAGGCGTTCGGCCGACGGATCGCGCGCAACGTCAACCACCTCCTCATCGACGAGTCGCACGTCGCCGCCGTCGCCGACCCGGCCGGTGGTGCGTTCGCGGTCGAGCAGCTGACCAACGACCTCGCCGTCAAGGGTTGGGCGGAGTTCCAGGCGCTCGAGGCCGAGTGGCAGGGCGGTCACGACTTCACGGCTTTCCTCGGCCGGATCGAGGACGTGAAGGCGCGGCGTGAGACCGACATCGCCAAGCGGAAGCGCCCGCTGACCGGTCTCACCGAATTTCCCAACCTCGCCGAGACCCTGCCCGAACGTGACGCGGACCCGCTCAACGACCGAGTCACGCGGTACGGCGCCAGCTTCGAGGCACTGCGTGACGCCCCGGCTCAGGCGCACGTCTTCCTGGCCACGATGGGCACGGTCGCACAGCACACGGCCCGCGCGACGTTCGCCTCCAACCTGCTCGCCGCCGGCGGCATCGCCGTCGACGTCGCCGGGAGGACCGCGTCCGTCGAGGATCTGACGAAGGCGTACGCCGGCCAGCCGGTCGTCATGCTCGCCGGCTCCGACGACGCCTACGCCGAGTGGGGCGCGGATGCTGCGACGGCGCTCCGCGACGCCGGCGCGAAGCACGTGATCATCGCCGGAAAGCCCACCGACTACGCCGACTCGAGCGCGGCGATGGGTGTTGACGCCTTGGCCTTCCTCACCAACGTCCGGAAGGAGCTCGGAGCATGA
- a CDS encoding aldehyde dehydrogenase family protein → MSVYAQPGTDGSVVSFKPRYENWIGGEWVAPVKGQYFENPSPVNGKTFCEVARGTAEDIELALDAAHRAAPAWGKTSVAERANILNKIADRIGENLEMLAVAETWDNGKPVRETKAADLPLAVDHFRYFAGAIRAQEGHLSQIDDDTVAYHFQEPLGVVGQIIPWNFPILMATWKLAPALAAGNAVVLKPAEQTPASILVLVELIADLLPAGVLNVVNGFGVEAGKPLASSNRIRKIAFTGETTTGRLIMQYASQNLIPVTLELGGKSPNIFFEDVMAVDDAFQDKALEGFAMFALNQGEVCTCPSRGLIQSSIYDLFLSAATDRTKRIVQGNPLDDATMIGAQASNDQLEKILSYIQIGQDEGARIITGGERVDLGGDLTDGFYVAPTIFEGKNSMRIFQEEIFGPVVSVTSFNDFDDAMSIANDTLYGLGAGVWSRDMNTAYRAGREIQAGRVWTNNYHAYPAHAAFGGYKSSGIGRENHAMMLDHYQQTKNLLVSYSTSAQGFF, encoded by the coding sequence ATGAGCGTCTACGCACAGCCCGGGACCGATGGGAGCGTCGTCTCCTTCAAGCCCCGCTACGAGAACTGGATCGGCGGCGAGTGGGTCGCCCCGGTCAAGGGTCAGTACTTCGAGAACCCGTCGCCGGTCAACGGCAAGACCTTCTGTGAGGTCGCCCGCGGGACCGCGGAGGACATCGAGCTCGCCCTCGACGCAGCCCACAGGGCCGCGCCCGCCTGGGGGAAGACCTCGGTCGCCGAGCGGGCCAACATCCTCAACAAGATCGCCGACCGGATCGGGGAGAACCTCGAGATGCTGGCCGTCGCCGAGACGTGGGACAACGGCAAGCCGGTCCGCGAGACGAAGGCCGCCGACCTGCCGCTCGCCGTCGACCACTTCCGCTACTTCGCCGGCGCGATCCGCGCCCAGGAGGGCCACCTCTCCCAGATCGACGACGACACCGTCGCCTACCACTTCCAGGAGCCCCTCGGTGTGGTCGGCCAGATCATCCCGTGGAACTTCCCGATCCTGATGGCGACATGGAAGCTCGCGCCCGCGCTGGCGGCCGGCAACGCCGTCGTACTCAAGCCTGCGGAGCAGACCCCGGCTTCCATCCTCGTCCTCGTCGAGCTGATCGCCGACCTCCTCCCGGCCGGTGTCCTCAACGTCGTCAACGGCTTCGGCGTCGAGGCCGGCAAGCCGCTGGCCTCGTCCAACCGGATCCGCAAGATCGCCTTCACCGGTGAGACCACGACGGGCCGGCTGATCATGCAGTACGCCAGCCAGAACCTCATCCCCGTCACGCTCGAGCTCGGTGGCAAGAGCCCCAACATCTTCTTCGAGGACGTGATGGCCGTCGACGACGCCTTCCAGGACAAGGCGCTCGAGGGCTTCGCGATGTTCGCGCTCAACCAGGGCGAGGTCTGCACCTGCCCGAGCCGCGGCCTGATCCAGAGCTCGATCTACGACCTCTTCCTCTCGGCGGCCACCGACCGCACGAAGAGGATCGTCCAGGGCAACCCGCTCGACGACGCCACGATGATCGGCGCGCAGGCCAGCAACGACCAGCTCGAGAAGATCCTGTCCTACATCCAGATCGGACAGGACGAGGGCGCCCGGATCATCACCGGCGGCGAACGCGTCGATCTCGGCGGCGACCTGACGGACGGCTTCTACGTCGCGCCGACGATCTTCGAGGGCAAGAACTCGATGCGGATCTTCCAGGAGGAGATCTTCGGCCCGGTCGTCTCCGTCACGAGCTTCAACGACTTCGACGACGCGATGAGCATCGCCAACGACACCCTCTACGGCCTCGGTGCCGGTGTCTGGTCGCGCGACATGAACACGGCCTACCGCGCCGGTCGCGAGATCCAGGCCGGTCGGGTGTGGACGAACAACTACCACGCCTATCCGGCGCACGCGGCCTTCGGCGGCTACAAGTCCTCCGGCATCGGCCGCGAGAACCACGCCATGATGCTCGACCACTACCAGCAGACGAAGAACCTCCTCGTCTCCTACTCCACCAGCGCGCAGGGCTTCTTCTGA
- a CDS encoding HNH endonuclease signature motif containing protein — protein sequence MSQAVDAGSTENILGPSSGMPIDNPLAMIALTKHTANMAEIASLLHTLDWTQQHQTNDPAHAASGDRVHDIPLAGDGTPWIDESALMDLAAETGMNDHQARSWVGDALELHHRLPKLFFRLYDEQLPVWKARLVAQASRVLTVEGAAWLDKELHMRFEKIGPTALKRFVAHALDRFDPDEAARRAEAAADARRVDLCPQDDGTDDLYGKTDHADGLDLEAAIQKAAAELKAQGSEESLDVRRSKALGVIARHYLAGTSAGAVTRVVNLYVHADSEGQFTTEGGTGLTTLTQLREWCQTSNTKIVARPVIDLKRNGYVPSETMREQAILTDKTCVAPNCERNARTADLDHIEPYDKDHPDRGGPTSSENLACLCRYHHRMKTFTHWTYTKLEPGYYLWRSPAGKHHVRTPSGTIKLQ from the coding sequence ATGTCGCAAGCTGTAGACGCCGGATCCACCGAGAACATCCTCGGCCCCAGCAGCGGCATGCCCATCGACAACCCCCTCGCCATGATCGCCCTCACCAAACACACCGCGAACATGGCCGAAATCGCCTCGCTGTTGCACACCCTCGACTGGACCCAGCAGCACCAGACCAACGACCCCGCGCACGCAGCCTCCGGTGACCGTGTCCACGACATCCCCCTGGCCGGCGACGGCACACCCTGGATCGACGAATCCGCCCTCATGGACCTCGCCGCCGAGACCGGCATGAACGACCACCAGGCACGCTCCTGGGTCGGTGATGCGCTGGAGCTCCACCACCGGTTGCCGAAACTCTTCTTCCGCCTCTACGACGAACAACTCCCCGTCTGGAAAGCACGCCTCGTCGCGCAGGCCTCCCGCGTCCTCACGGTTGAGGGTGCCGCGTGGCTCGACAAAGAACTGCACATGCGGTTCGAGAAGATCGGCCCCACCGCGTTGAAGCGGTTCGTCGCCCACGCCCTCGACCGCTTCGACCCCGACGAAGCAGCACGCCGAGCCGAAGCAGCAGCCGACGCACGCAGGGTCGACCTCTGCCCCCAGGACGACGGCACCGACGACCTCTACGGCAAGACCGACCACGCCGACGGCCTCGACCTCGAAGCAGCAATCCAGAAGGCCGCCGCGGAACTGAAGGCGCAGGGCTCAGAAGAGTCCCTCGACGTCCGGCGATCGAAGGCACTCGGTGTGATCGCCCGCCACTACCTCGCCGGTACGTCGGCCGGTGCCGTCACGCGCGTGGTGAACCTCTACGTCCACGCCGACAGCGAGGGGCAGTTCACCACCGAAGGCGGCACCGGCCTCACCACCCTCACCCAGCTCCGCGAGTGGTGCCAGACCTCGAACACCAAGATCGTGGCCCGTCCCGTGATCGACCTCAAGCGGAACGGCTACGTGCCCAGCGAGACCATGCGGGAACAGGCGATCCTGACCGACAAGACCTGCGTAGCCCCCAACTGCGAACGCAACGCCCGAACCGCCGACCTCGACCACATCGAGCCCTACGACAAAGACCATCCCGACCGCGGCGGACCCACCAGTAGTGAGAACCTCGCCTGCCTGTGCCGGTATCACCACCGGATGAAGACCTTCACCCACTGGACCTACACCAAACTCGAACCCGGCTACTACCTCTGGCGAAGCCCAGCCGGCAAGCACCACGTCCGCACGCCCAGCGGCACCATCAAGCTCCAGTAG